The Algoriphagus halophilus sequence TTCAAATCTGATATTACACCATTCATCCCTTTAAGAATAAGAAAAGAGGTGGGTTTGAACTATCATTAATTGTAGCTGTATAGGTTCAAAAAGGAACATCCATATTAAGGAGTTGAAATTTCATCGTCAGGGCCTTTTGGGCTGACCATGATTACTTTTTCACGATCCACTTTGACGGAGCCCGCAGGAGATCCCTTAACTTTTCGGACATATTTAGCTTCTGTATAAATCACTGGAGCCAAGGATTCATTTTTGTGCTTTGAATAGAATGCAGCCAGTTCGGCTGCTCTTTCCAAAACACCATTTGGAATGGCTGAATGGCCTTTCATTTTGACCACTACATGTGAACCGGGTACCAGCCTAGCATGCAACCAAATATCGTCTTTATGCACAAAGCCTCTGAGCATTTCGTCATTGTCTTTGGATGATTTACCCACCCATACCGGAAAGCCTTCCACTTCGAATGATTTAAAAGGAAGGGAAGTGGTGGATTTAAGTAAAGATTTTTCGGGCACGTCCAGCTTTTTGAATGCTTTTAACCCTTTGAATTCATGGATTTGCTCCAGTTTGGAAATTTGATCTAAAAGTTCTGTCTTTAAGGCTTCTTTATTTTTGATGGTTTTTTCAATCTGCTGCCATTCCAATTTTCTGTTTTTATTCTTTCTATACAGTTGGGCTGCATAATCTTGTGGTTTCTGCTGAGGTTTTAACTTCACTTTGACCATTTTACCGGAGTAAAAGTCCATCAACTCCACCTCTTGTTTATCAGAGGAAAACTCATGGAGATTTGCCATAATGACATCTGCCAATTGAGAGGGAGGGGGCGAGTTTTTTAACTCATCAAGTTTGGCAGAGGCCTTAGTTAGATAGGAATTGGTTTTTTTGAGTTGATCATTGAGCTTCTTCAATAGCTCATTTTTCTCCTTTTCAAAATTACCTTTAACGATCGCTAGATAAAAAAGCTGATTGACAGCTTCAATGGGATCTGAGTAAAGGTATAATGGGTTTTCTTCAGGCAATAAACTCAGGTGTACTCCATCGGAATTTTCCACCAAAGCAAAAAGGGGGGCTTCTAGGATATCAATGATTTCTTCCATCAAAATCCATTTTTTGTCAAGGTCAGCCTCGGGATATCCTCGTTCTTTGAGCCAAGCTCTGGCGATTTTCCCGAGCGTAGGTAAAAACTGAGATGCATTTCCGTTTAACTCATCAAACCTTGATCTGCTTAGGTCTTGGTGAACAGGCAGGCTTTTCCAGTCCAATATTTTATCTTCCTGAATCTCATTTCTGAAAACCTTGGTAGGTAATTCCTCTTGATCTTCATAATAGATCACATTACTCCGGTTTGCATGAAGCTTAAATAGCAACAGTTTACCGGAAGTAAGATTCAAGATAAAAGAACGTTCAAAATCCAATACTTCACAGGAAAGGATGGTTTCTTCCAATAGTTCAGGAAAGAGATTGATGCTGTTCCTTTTAGCTCTACGGAATTGATCCGGAAAGCTGAGGTAAATCTGTGGAGTTTTCAGGTGGGCTCTGATCCAACATTCTCCTTTTTCACCAAGCGTTTCAATAATTAGCTCATCCTTACTTTGGGAAAAGCAGGACACAATTTTTTGACCTTGAAATCGCTGGTTGAGTGCAGGGCAAAGGAATTTAAGAAAATGATAATTCAGGTGCATTAGGGCAAAGTTACCTCAAGACCATCGTAGGCCAAAGCAATTCCCGGAGGTAAATCTTTTTCTACTTCACTATGTAAGCCCAGTTTATGTGAAATATGGGTGAAATAAGTTTTTTCTGCCCCTAGTTCTTTCGCCATTTCTATAGCTTCATTTAAAGTGAAATGTGAAATATGTGACTCTTTCTGAAGCGCATTGAGAACAATGACTTTACTTCCTTTAATAAGTTCTTTGGACTCGTCTGGAATGAAATTGGTGTCCGTGATATAAGTAAAGTCCCCAATTCTAAATCCCAATACTGGAAGTTTATAATGTAATACTGGAATAGGAGTGATGGTATGACCTTGAATAGTAAAAGGCTGGTCGGTTATTTCAACAGGTTCAATTTGAGGAACTCCAGGGTATTTTTTGCTCGAAAACACATAGGCAAATTCTCTTTTGATTTGCTCTAAGACGGGTTTCCTTGCAAAAATGGGCATGTCTTTCTTTTGCGCAAAATTGAAAGGACGGATGTCATCCAAACCAGCAGTATGATCTTTATGCTCATGGGTGAATAATACGGCGTCCAAGTGATTAATTCCTGCAGATAAGATTTGACTCCTGAAATCTGGACCCGTATCTACGACCAGACTTAGATCTCCTAAATCAAAATAGATGGATGAACGGAATCTTTTGTTCCGAAAATCCAATGAATTGCAAACTTCACAAGTACAGCCAATGACAGGGACACCCTGTGAAGTTCCTGTACCTAAGAAAATAGCTTTCAAAATTTTAATGTGGTTTGCCTTAATTCACGAAGGAAATCTTGATTGCTTTTCTCTGAAAAGTCTTTGGGATTGAAATCAAGTTCTGCAATGATGTCTATCAATGCATTGATTTTACCTTCTATTGGGAAATATTTATTGATGATGACGATTTTGGTATCTCTAAGCACACAATATCCAGATTTGAAGTTGCCTTTTTCATAGCGAAGCACGTAATCAGATGCTGCAAAAAGGTTTTCTAGTTTATCCAGGTAATGTTTGGTGTACTTGACAGCCATTTTAATTCAAATGTTTTTTTACAGTTGCAAGAACTTTGTCGAAGTCCAGGGGTTTTTGAATGAAATCATCAAATCCGAATTTGCGTAATTCATCCATGGTGTAATTATGGACATTGCCTGATATCGCAATGATTGGGATTTTGGATTTTTTTTCATCCTCCAACTTTCTGATTTCTTGTGTACACAAAGCACCATCCATGACAGGCATACTAATATCCATCAGTATTAAATCAAAATCTTCCTTGTCCAGCATGTCCAACACCTGCTTGCCATTTCTGGCAGCTTTCATTTGGTAATTTTCAAAAGCAAGAACACTTTTCGTCAAATTAATAATCACCGAACTGTCTTCTCCGACAAGGATTTTTTTTGTATCGCTCATGACTCAAAAATAGTTTCTTCATTTAAATATTCTCTGAAAATAAGAATTTCATTTTGCAACTGTTGAAGAATTTTTTTTGTTTCTCCCCAATTTGAATTTTTAGCGAGCAATTCTCCCTTTTGCGAAAGCTTGAAAATCTTATTAGCACCCAGAGTTCCGCTGTTACCTTTGATGATATGTAGGTGATCTTCAATAGCTTGTAAATCACTTGTGGAAAAGGAATTTTGAGACTCTTCTACCAATTTTTCACATTCATTCAAAAAGTCCAAGTATACATTTTTTATAATCTCAGTGCTATTATATTTCATGAGCTGCTTTACCACTTTGACATCTAGGACAAGATCAGAAAGTGTTTCAGCAATCGGTTCGTCTTTAGTATTTGAAGGGGATGGGTTACGGTTTAAGGCATCTTTAATACTTTCTATGAATTCTCTAGGCCGGATTGGTTTTACAATGAAATCATCAAATCCTTGATCTAGAAAATTGTTTTTGTCTTCTAATTCCGCGAATGCAGTCACGGCTATGATTGGACTTTCAGAAAGTTTTGAAACTTTAATTTGTTTCATAGCTGTCATTCCGTCCATTTGAGGCATTTGGATATCCATCAAAATCAAATCAAAATTTTCGACTTTAAGAATGTCTAAAGCTTCTAAACCATTTTTCACACTTTTAAAACAACATAATTGCCCGATGAGATTCTCAAAAAGTTTACGATTGAGGTCATTATCATCAACAATAAGTACCCTTTTGCTTTTCATTTGGTAAGTTTGGATTTTAGATTTCCGCCTAAGCAAAGAAACCATTGGCAACACAAAATTATTTGATACTCATAGTTGGCCCCACTGCAGTTGGAAAAACTGAATTATGCCTAAATCTAGCCAAAAAATTTAATTCAGAAATCATCTCCTGCGATAGCCGTCAATTTTATAAAGAAACAAATTTGGGGACTGCTAAACCTTCTAAAAATGAATTAGAACAAGTTCCCCATCATTTTATAAATAGCCTTTCTGTGGAAACATCCTACGATGTCAAAATGTTTGAAAAGGACGCAATCAATTTGATAGAAAAACTGTTTTTCAAACATCAATTTTTGATTCTGACAGGAGGTTCAGGACTTTTCGCAGATGCGGTGATCAATGGCTTGGATGAAATGCCAGAGATCGATCCTGAATTTAGGAAGGAAGTTATCGCGGAGTTTGAAGAGAAAGGGTTGGAGTTTTTACAAAATGAAGTTGAAAAAAACGATCCGGAATATTTTCAACAAGTGGATATCAATAATCCTCAGCGATTGATGAGAGCAATTGAGGTATTTCGTGGGACAGGTAAACCCTTCAGTACTTTTCGGGTAAAGAAAAAGGCAGAACGAAACTTCAAAACCATTAAAATTGGTCTTACTAGAGACAGGGAAGAGTTGTATAAGCGAATTGATGACCGAATGGACCTAATGATTGAAGCAGGGTTATTCGAGGAGGCAGCAAGCTTATTTGATAAAAGACATTTAAATGCCTTACAGACAGTTGGCTATTCAGAGATCTTCGGATTTTTAGAAGGGAAATATGACAAAGAAGAAGCGATTCGTCTTCTGAAAAGAAATTCTAGAAGATATGCCAAAAGGCAATTGACATGGTTTCGAAGAGATTCTGAAATCACCTGGTTTCATCCATCCGAGGAGTCAAACATCATTTCTTATATCAATTCTCAAATAGCAGAATAGCCTGAGATTTTGGCAACCCAATTATAGGGTGCTTTTTTAATCAGCTGGTTGTATTGAAGCTTGTTGATTTTGAGTGCTTTAATTTGTTCTAAAGTTTTCTTTGGAATTTTTTTATCAGCGTGAACTTCCTTCCATTTTTTGGATATGAGTTCCGGGTCGGCAATTTCGCCAAGAAAAATATCTAATTCCGGATGGTTGATGCCCAATTTTGAAGAAATTTCCCGTTGAAGATTTACCTTTCTTTGCAAGGTAGTGCGGACAGTAAGAAAAAATAGGAGGCAAGCGCCTCCCAAAGTCAAGAAGATCGGAATGAACCCCATATTAGATACTTAAAATTTCCATCAATTTAAGATGCTCATT is a genomic window containing:
- a CDS encoding NFACT RNA binding domain-containing protein, yielding MHLNYHFLKFLCPALNQRFQGQKIVSCFSQSKDELIIETLGEKGECWIRAHLKTPQIYLSFPDQFRRAKRNSINLFPELLEETILSCEVLDFERSFILNLTSGKLLLFKLHANRSNVIYYEDQEELPTKVFRNEIQEDKILDWKSLPVHQDLSRSRFDELNGNASQFLPTLGKIARAWLKERGYPEADLDKKWILMEEIIDILEAPLFALVENSDGVHLSLLPEENPLYLYSDPIEAVNQLFYLAIVKGNFEKEKNELLKKLNDQLKKTNSYLTKASAKLDELKNSPPPSQLADVIMANLHEFSSDKQEVELMDFYSGKMVKVKLKPQQKPQDYAAQLYRKNKNRKLEWQQIEKTIKNKEALKTELLDQISKLEQIHEFKGLKAFKKLDVPEKSLLKSTTSLPFKSFEVEGFPVWVGKSSKDNDEMLRGFVHKDDIWLHARLVPGSHVVVKMKGHSAIPNGVLERAAELAAFYSKHKNESLAPVIYTEAKYVRKVKGSPAGSVKVDREKVIMVSPKGPDDEISTP
- a CDS encoding MBL fold metallo-hydrolase → MKAIFLGTGTSQGVPVIGCTCEVCNSLDFRNKRFRSSIYFDLGDLSLVVDTGPDFRSQILSAGINHLDAVLFTHEHKDHTAGLDDIRPFNFAQKKDMPIFARKPVLEQIKREFAYVFSSKKYPGVPQIEPVEITDQPFTIQGHTITPIPVLHYKLPVLGFRIGDFTYITDTNFIPDESKELIKGSKVIVLNALQKESHISHFTLNEAIEMAKELGAEKTYFTHISHKLGLHSEVEKDLPPGIALAYDGLEVTLP
- a CDS encoding response regulator, producing MSDTKKILVGEDSSVIINLTKSVLAFENYQMKAARNGKQVLDMLDKEDFDLILMDISMPVMDGALCTQEIRKLEDEKKSKIPIIAISGNVHNYTMDELRKFGFDDFIQKPLDFDKVLATVKKHLN
- a CDS encoding response regulator, whose protein sequence is MKSKRVLIVDDNDLNRKLFENLIGQLCCFKSVKNGLEALDILKVENFDLILMDIQMPQMDGMTAMKQIKVSKLSESPIIAVTAFAELEDKNNFLDQGFDDFIVKPIRPREFIESIKDALNRNPSPSNTKDEPIAETLSDLVLDVKVVKQLMKYNSTEIIKNVYLDFLNECEKLVEESQNSFSTSDLQAIEDHLHIIKGNSGTLGANKIFKLSQKGELLAKNSNWGETKKILQQLQNEILIFREYLNEETIFES
- the miaA gene encoding tRNA (adenosine(37)-N6)-dimethylallyltransferase MiaA, with protein sequence MILIVGPTAVGKTELCLNLAKKFNSEIISCDSRQFYKETNLGTAKPSKNELEQVPHHFINSLSVETSYDVKMFEKDAINLIEKLFFKHQFLILTGGSGLFADAVINGLDEMPEIDPEFRKEVIAEFEEKGLEFLQNEVEKNDPEYFQQVDINNPQRLMRAIEVFRGTGKPFSTFRVKKKAERNFKTIKIGLTRDREELYKRIDDRMDLMIEAGLFEEAASLFDKRHLNALQTVGYSEIFGFLEGKYDKEEAIRLLKRNSRRYAKRQLTWFRRDSEITWFHPSEESNIISYINSQIAE